A window of Clostridium novyi genomic DNA:
ACGGCGTGGACTACCAGGGTATCTAATCCTGTTTGCTACCCACGCTTTCGTATCTCAGTGTCAGTTACAGTCCAGAAAGTCGCCTTCGCCACTGGTGTTCTTCCTAATCTCTACGCATTTCACCGCTACACTAGGAATTCCACTTTCCTCTCCTGCACTCTAGATGCCCAGTTTCAAATGCAGCGCCCAGGTTAAGCCCGGGAATTTCACATCTGACTTAAGCACCCACCTACATACTCTTTACGCCCAGTAAATCCGGACAACGCTTGCCACCTACGTATTACCGCGGCTGCTGGCACGTAGTTAGCCGTGGCTTCCTCCTTAGGTACCGTCATTATCGTCCCTAAAGACAGAGTTTTACGATCCGAAAACCTTCATCACTCACGCGGCGTTGCTGCGTCAGGGTTTCCCCCATTGCGCAATATTCCCCACTGCTGCCTCCCGTAGGAGTCTGGACCGTGTCTCAGTTCCAATGTGGCCGATCACCCTCTCAGGTCGGCTACGCATCGTCGCCTTGGTGAGCCCTTACCTCACCAACTAGCTAATGCGCCGCGGGTCCATCTCAAAGCGGATTGCTCCTTTGATTATTTTATGATGCCATAAAATAATGTTATGCGGTATTAATCTCCCTTTCGGGAGGCTATCCCCCTCTTTGAGGCAGGTTACCCACGTGTTACTCACCCGTCCGCCGCTAATCCACTCCCCGAAGGAAGCTTCATCGCTCGACTTGCATGTGTTAGGCACGCCGCCAGCGTTCGTCCTGAGCCAGGATCAAACTCTCAATTTAAAAGTTTAATCTTACTCAAATTTATTGACTGGTTTCTTACCTTAATTCTGTTTAATTTTCAAAGACCATTTTCTTTCGCCATCTCTCGACGGCTTATTTATTATATCAATTTCATTTCTCTTTGTCAACAACTTTTTTGAATTTTTTTAATTTTCTCAAATTACTTAAATTCTTTCGTTGTTTCCTTTGTTTCCGTCGTCTCCGTGACGACAAGGAATATCTTATCAGAATATTTCTCATATGTTTTTTTTAATATACTTATTTTATAAAATTACATCTATAATTCTATAAATATATCTTAATTTCTTTGCTTTTCGCAAAGTGATACTCCCGGTAAAGTATATATCCTAATTTTAATATTTATAATAAAAGTACCTCTTCTAAATTCCACTGAAATAATAGACGGGGTACTAAAAAGCTTAATTATTTTATTATATTCTAATATACTTTCATATTATAAATTATTTACTATCTCTTTAAACTTATTTCCTCTTATTTCAAAGTTAGCAAACATATCAAAGCTAGCACATGCAGGTGATAATGTAACTATATCTCCCATTTTTGAAATTTCTTTAGCTTTATAAATAGCTTCTTCAAATCCTTCTAACATATAAATAGGAATTTTATATTGTTTATTTTTAATAACATCATCAAAAGCTTTTTTTATTTTCTCTTTAGTAACACCAGTTAAAATTAATGCTTTAATCTTATCATATCCTTCTTCTGCTAATGGTTCAAATGGTATATGTTTATCGTATCCACCAGCAATTAAAATTACAGGTTTTTCAAAAGCTCTAAGTCCCGCAATGGTTCTTGTTGGACTTGATGCTATAGAATCATTATAATATTTAACACCGTCAAGTTCTCTTACAAATTCACATCTATGTTCAACCCCGGTAAAGGTTGTAGCAACTTTTCTCATAATATCAACATTTACATCTTCATGAACTAAGCAAAATGCTGCTAAAAGATTTTCTACATTATGCATACCCTTTAACTTTACTTCTTCTAATGCACAGACTTCTTTATCTAAAATAAAAAGCTTATTATTTTTAAAGTACGCACCGTTATTAATTTCTTCTTTTATACTAAATTGCTTAACTCTGCCCTTAGCTTCATTTACTAAATCATTTGTTATTTTATTATCTCTATTTAAAACTAATAAATCA
This region includes:
- the murD gene encoding UDP-N-acetylmuramoyl-L-alanine--D-glutamate ligase, whose protein sequence is MKKNFNEFKNFIKDKRVAVVGIGISNIPLIHFLMNLGAEVTAFDKKDEKTLGDIAVEFKSKGVKLELGEEYLNNLIGFDVVFKTPSMRIDNEALLRAKESGSYITSEMEEFIKYCPAKVFGITGSDGKTTTTTLVYNMLKSQGYKTWVGGNIGNPLFANIERMTKEDKVVLELSSFQLMTINEDINCALVTNLSPNHLDVHKDMEEYVNAKKNIFKYQNENDLLVLNRDNKITNDLVNEAKGRVKQFSIKEEINNGAYFKNNKLFILDKEVCALEEVKLKGMHNVENLLAAFCLVHEDVNVDIMRKVATTFTGVEHRCEFVRELDGVKYYNDSIASSPTRTIAGLRAFEKPVILIAGGYDKHIPFEPLAEEGYDKIKALILTGVTKEKIKKAFDDVIKNKQYKIPIYMLEGFEEAIYKAKEISKMGDIVTLSPACASFDMFANFEIRGNKFKEIVNNL